The sequence TACATATTATCTCATTATAACTTTACTACATTTGTAGCAAAAAGGTTGTAGTAGATTCAGAGCATGAAATAACCAGCACCTTTTATTCTGAGATTAATTTGTTGCTAACTTGATAAATAACCTATATGAATTGACAGTCAAAGAAACACCAATGACAGGAGTTATATTTTGAGTGCAGAATGTCTGCTGTTTCATATGTTGGAAGCTATCTGGCCCGGGCAAGGTTCATTTCTGCAGATACCGTTGTTGCTGTGCTCAAAAGGTGGCTATGCTCTGAACACAGAATGTGTATGTTTTACGCATTTATTCATCTGAAATTTATGTTATATTTATTGCACAGGTTAGTGGAATGGTGCGATTCTTATTGTAAGCTTAAGAGGGATCCTTTGAAGCCTATAGATCATCAAATATTTTATGCTAGCTGCCAGGTGTGTTGTGGCAGTTTTTGCATATATTTAGCTAAACAAGAGAAAAATAGTTGGTCAGATACTTATGTATTCTAAATTGTCCCTTTGCCTCTTCAATCATCAAATGCAGCACCCTGAACATTTATCTGCTGTTTTACTTACCTTGCAGGCTGTGATGTATGTCCTTTGCTTTCGGTTGAGATCTATTATGGACTACCCAAATCTTAAATCACAGCTTTTTCAAATGCCAATCGAGTCTATATTGATGGACCGACTGGAGCCTCTAAAGGTTTTATGACATTCCCTACCACCTTTATTATCTCATTTTGCAGAAACCTCGTCTTTTGCCTTCACATAAATGTTTAATGGTATTTGACATGCTTTTGATGTTGTAGGTGTGTTTGCCTTCAATAGTAAACGAGTTCCTGAGACAGGCTAGGGCTGCCAGGCTGTTCAATGCACCTGTGGATTTGCCACTTGAAGATATAGTTGAATCTGATCTATCGAAGGCTTTTGGAGGAGCTAATAGGCTGGACATGTTCTTCCCATTTGATCCGTATCTCCTTAGAGAATCTGACAGGTTTGTATTATCAATATCAAAATAAGAGTCCTTTTCTCTTCATGTTCTACATCTGCATTGTGCAGAACACTGTTTTAACACAGCTGCTATTTGTtcttgtaatttttttgaaaattgtaCAGCGGGGAAGCCCCCCGCTGTGgtagggtgtgtgtgtgtgtgtgtgtgtgtgtagatagatagatagatagaagaACTGTACAAAAGGCCGATGTGTTCTTGTAATTAGTGTTTGTTCTGCTTGGTGACCCTTGTGCCTTTGCAGATATATTCGTCCAAATTTTGAGTTCTGGTCCTTAGTCCAGACAACATACAGCAACAACAGTGATGATGACGAGGAGCTTGGCGACCTTGACGCACCTGGAATGAATGTGGATAGCTTGGATGACCATATTGAAATCGATttcaaggatgatgatgatattGAGTATTCGATGAACAAGATGTCCATAACGCCACACCGCTCCTTCCATCCAATGGCTATGAGCAGTGGTTCCGGTCTTAGCATGCCTGCTAGGATCAGGCCTTCAGTGAGCCCTCCATCGTAGTTGGCCATCACAAGATCGTTTAATTGTACTGGCTCTTTACCGAAGACAATACTATGAAGTTGCATGTGCTGAGGGGGGTATGACAATCATGCAGATATGGAGCTTTCTCTCGTAGTTGGTAGTGGGGTCAAAACCCGTTCTTTTGCAATACGTAGGTTACCATTTGAGGTGAAATGTAAAGTGTATGTGTACCAGGGAACAGAGTGAAAACTGGTTTTGCGATTGTATACTTAGGCAGCCCTTGGTGGTGTATTATGGTAAAGATAAAACCTATTTCTATGTAGAAGTAGAACAGTTAGCTGAAAGGATTCCTGTTGGACAGTCTAACATGATAGTTTCGGCGATGTTTTATGCTTTATGTCTTTATTTAACAAGACAAGACTATCTGAAACTCTCTACTGCCTGCCGGTTGAATTGTGATGTTGGATACTGTCTTGGTCGGGTAGTCGTTTCATCCTGCATACATAGGACACAATACGCAGCTTGATGCGGTTGCCCTGTGGTATGTGGACCAATGCTTTTGTGTGGATTGCTGGGACTGCCTCGTCATTTCGACATCTTGTACAGTTGTTTATTACTACTCTGTACTGTACAGATGACCTCAGTTTGTGTTGCAAATGGGGATGCAGTTAATGGTTCAGCTGCAAGTTATCTTCGATTCCTCGTCATTTCGACATCTTGTACAGTTGTTTATCAGTACTCTGTACGGTACAGATGACCTCATTGTGTTGCAAATGGGGATGCAGTTAATGGTTCAGCTGCAAGTTATCTTAGGCTCAACAAgtaattttattttatgttaaGGTTTCGGTTGTAAAAAGAGTTTTACTTTAATTCTTTTTGTTCATCAGCCGAAAACGGCCAGTTTTTCCAGCGAACTCTCTCTCATAGAATACTATTGAATTGGCTGAAATCAGCCAGCTTTTCAACCAGCCGATTTAGTCTGGTGGGGGCACATTGATTGGTGGTATCTCTTTGGTTTCGGTGGGTGTCTACTCGGATGCTGAACGTGTGACGTGGCTTACAAAATTGCGATCAGTAACCAAAGTATATGTGTACATGACAATGCTTCCATTACCTGCTGCTGATTGTCCTCGTGAATCTGACGTCACGCTGTTTGTCCTCGTCCATCAGCTGCTATTAACCGACTAGCGAGAGTCCCAGCCATCGCCGCAAACAATCAGCATCGTTTATCCCCAGCACTTCGAGCTCCCTCGTCCCTCCCCTCTGCGCTCCATGGCTTCCGACTTCAAGGCGATCCCCCTGATCGGTACGCGTTAATTATTATGAATTCCTTATCAATTGCGATTCCTTCTCACCACTACAGTCTAGATACGATTCTTCCTCCAAAGATTCAGATTCGGGATATCCGGATCAGACTCTGCGGAGATGCCCAAATCTATTCTGTCCCACGCATTTGCTCCTCCATCCGGATTTGCATATTCTGTGTGGGTTCAGAGCCAGTGGTTCTGGTTTCTCTTTCACCTCTTTCTTTCCTGCGGCAGTGCTGACAGCTTCTGAAAACGGGTGCATCTGCTCGTGCTCCGGAATCTGATTGATACCAGACTCTCATTTTTGAGTCGACGCAGCTCGTGCCTTTTGTACTCTCTTTGTGCTTTTTGCAGTCTCGAGTCATAAGAGTTGTTTCTTCCTACCATTGCCAGATGTTGGCCCGCTTGTCGAAAAGATCGATGATCCGAATATGGCCAACGACGCGGATTTGCTGGAGGTTGTGCGGATGCTGGACGACGCTTGTAAGGAGGCCGGATTCTTCTATGTGGTAATCACTTAGCAGACAACCTTTCTCCAAACCTCTAAGCTAACTGTATCAGTTAAGGTAGGTTTGTGACAATATAACCAATGATGCTTAGGCGTCTGAACTCTGAAAAGGACTTGGAAGCTGCTACTCATTGATGTTCTGAACTTCAGTTAGCAATAATCCATTTTGGATTCTTTAGTAAAATCATGTCTGGAAAACGTGTTTATGCGTACTATAGTTGTTATGATGTTTGAAGTAAACATGACTACATGAGAAGTAACAATATGTGGAAATCAAACATTAACAATGTATGAGGCATGCACTGAAGTTACATCGGTACTATCCTGTAAATTACTGATGCTCATATCATGCTCAATTTTGTGATAGGTGTATGTGTACAGTtagctttccttttttttctgttaATGAAAAAAAGATGAATCTTTAAACAATCTGTAATGTAAAGCTAACCAAGGAAAATGCTGTCTGCACGTTGTTAACAGAAAGGCCATGGTATTGCTGAGTCGCTAATGAAGGAAGTCAGGGATGTGACACGCAAATTCTTTCACCTTCCTTATGAGGAGAAATTAAAGATTAAGATGACACCTGAGAGTGGATATAGGTTTGGTTACTTAAACATGTCCAACTTTTCCTAGTTCTGTTTGGTCCTTTGGGAAACTTCTGACTGTTTATTTTCAGAGGGTATCAAAGGATAGGGGAGAATGTTACCAAGGGTAAACCTGATATGCACGAAGCAATTGATGTAAGTTCACATTTTTTCTCTGTATTTTCTTCTCATGTTTTGACCTGTTCAGAGCTAAACCTGAAAACAAAAATGGCAGTGCTACACTCCTATTAGACCTGGCAAATATGGAGATCTTGCTAAACCAATGGAGGGATCTAATTTATGGTATGTTTCGAAACTCAAACTTTCCACTTCTTTTCTCCGTTACATCTTAGAGAACCACaaaagaccggtcagacccgtCTGCCCCAGACAGCCAGCCAAAACATATTACATCAATCATATATGCAGCATATTAGCACAAGATAACTTAGATAGCATAAATTAAGGATGGTCCGGTCTAACTTGATTTTTTGTGGACTAAAACTTGAAACATATATGATATGAAATACTCCATTTGGCTGCAACTTTCTTCATCATTCATCATGTAGAGCAGTACTGAAACAATATCTGAATCTAGACATGATTTTCTTGTGCTAAAGTGGACACTCAATTGATGTTGCTTCTACACTATTAAAAGGATGTTTTTTCTGCCAAAGGAACTAATCATTTGCTTTCATACAGGCCAGAAAATCCATCAAATTTTGAAGCACTGCTGGAGAACTACATCAATCTATGCAGAGGTCCACTTCTAGACCTACTTTAAAAAATCTTTTTCACTCGTGGCTACCAGTGTTCATGATGCCATTTTCCGTTGCAGATCTTTCAAGAAAGATCATGTGTGGTATAGCCTTGGCATTGGGAGGGGCAATTGATGCGTTTGAAGGAGAAACAGCTGGAGATCCTTTCTGGGTGCTAAGGTTGATTGGTTATCCAGTAGACATTCCAGAAGAGCAGCGCACTGATACTGGATGGTAATCAATATATGTCGGCCTTTGGTATTTTGCATTATGCGTACTGAGTACGGTTGCCTCTCTGACCGCTCTTTTTTTTGTATTCAATGCATTCTATGACGAATCCAGTGGAGCTCATACAGATTACGGCAAGTACATCTTtccaagattttttttattgaaaTTAGATTTTTGTATGTGGAATTGAGGATGATGATTACTTCTGGTTGGTATAGATAACACACATCACAATGGCTATGTTGCATATAAAGAAAATGGCATGCTTTCTCAATCTTTGTTGCTCTCTGAGGATTGTTGGAATCTCTTACCCAAATTCTGAGATCATTCTCCTCATTTGGTTAACACTGCAGGACTTCTGACACTGGTTAACCAGGATGATGACATATGTGCCCTTGAGGTATTTATTTATTCAGtctcatatatatcttgtatttGTAGCCACAAGCTGGATATATATAGCCATATTCAGTCTCTATATCCACAAGCTGGATATATATTCAGTCTCATATATATCTTTGTATTTATAGCCACGAACCAGCCTCTATATCCACAAGCTGGATATATATAGCCATATTCAGtctcatatatatcttgtatttATTTAGGAGTTCTTATTAAACTCTCTGTCTAGTCTGTTCTGTTCTCTCCAAGATGAGAACTTGATTTAACAATCAATCAATCATAATCAATCGTGATATGCTTACTTTTAATAGTGCTCTCCATCTTGATAATCTCTATAAATTCTTCTGTGATGCAAATTTCAGGTGCAAAACCGCTCTGGTGAGTGGATATATGCAACTCCAATTCCAGGAACCTTTGTTTGTAACATTGGTGACATGCTGAaggttttctttcttctcttgtttgcatgttcATTTATATCTGATTGTTTTACGGCAATAGGAGCTTATATGTTATGGTTCTTGGTTCAGGTATGGTCCAATGGAATATATCAGCCCACACTTCACAGAGTTGTCAACAACTCCCCTCGTTACCGCATATCTGTTGCTTTCTTCTATGAGGTACTAGCAATTTCTTTCTCGCGTGCTCCTCATGTCAACTTGCTTCCCTTCTTATTTTTGTGAAACCAATGGTGCAGTCCAACTTTGACGCTGCCATAGAGCCTGTTGAGTTCTGCCGGGAGAAAACTGGCGGTGCTGCCAAGTACGAAAAGGTTGTGTACGGGGAACATTTGGTAAAGAAAGTGCTGACGAACTTTGTCATGTAAATTTGCTGGGCTGCAGAtgtggaaggaaaaaaaaactgtatCGAAATATTCATCAATAAACATGTCTGTCCATTCGTGTCATTGCAGTGAATTTATTGTCTTTCAGTTTTGTTCTGTAAAGTTTTTTCTTTCAGTCTCTATACCTTGTATGTTTAGTCTTGTTTTCTCTTCTGTTGTGTAAATACCCTTTCTTTCAATAAAATTTCAACAGCGGGGGCCTCCCTCGCTGTTttcggttcaaaaaaaaattattaaatgCCTTATCCATTCCTATTTGTTGAGCACTTGATGCCCGCAAGTTACAGCACATCAGGGAGCATCCATGATGCAAAATTAACTTGAGTTGCAACGCTGATGATTCGGAAGGGAAAGGAAACTGGGAGAGATCGATCACTCCAGCGGGTGCGCGCAATTTCGTATGCCCCGTCTCTGAAATCTGAATTTAGCAGTCAGGCTCCTAAATAGGCTCGAGATTTGTAAAGGAATTACTCCAATGCTTCACATCGTCTGCTACTCTTCTGTTTGAAGCTCACCGTTTCACTATGTGCGATCGCATCAGAACTCGGAAGACCCTCCCATGGAACCAAATCGCCGGCGTCTCTGGGAAGGGCGAGCTTGAGCCGCCAATGAGAGAGGCAGGCAGCACCGTGAAGGGAAATCGGCGCGGAGACCTGAATGTTTGTTCGAGAAACAGTATGAAGTAGAGGAACTTGATGGTTCCGTTTGGGTTTTGAGGCAGCAGTTGTGATCGATTTAGCCTTAGTAGTGGCCCTACAACTTCTGCATCCCAAGAAATTATCTTCTATGGAGTTACAAGACTCCCCCCTATCCTTGTATAGCAGATGCTGACTAAAAATAACCAATCCATCCACTTGCACAGCAGTTCAGTATAGCCCCTGCAAGCAAGCAATGTGCGATTACACATCCCTGATCTGAACAGTGGTATATATAGCACCTGGATTCCTATTAACGAAGAAGCCTGAGATTTTTCGgcactgctttttttttttacttttatcTCAACATGAAGCCAAATTACTTTCTTTACACGGTGGTGATAAGAGTACAGCCTACAAAAATTAGGTTAGAAACCCCTCATCTAAATTCAGACGGCACCACACCGAGAAggtaaaaagaaaaggataaacGTTGCTGTACATGGTATCTACAAGGGGACGGTTTTTGTGACATAGTTTGACGAAGAGCTTTTGAACTTGGATGAGAAATAATTTCTTAGACCATCAAAGAGCTTCTGGATGTCGTCTGCCAAGGACCATGTCGGAGCATTCAGGGCCCGTATTGAGTTGAGGCACACTAGAAGGGTTCCTCCTTCATGAAGAAGTACCTGAAATTTGTAATAAAGATAGAAATATGAACACAAAAAGGAACTTTAAAAAAAAGGTTCTACACATGCAAGTACCACGACACTTTGCTAGGAAAGCATAGGTAACTTGCACGTAACCACAACCCATGTTTTATGCTTTATTAATAGTTTGAAACCCACTGACAAAACTGGATCTCTACTCGCACAAAACATATTTCAGTACAACGCATCATATTGAAATCTTGTTGAGACCACCAGAATGCCAGGTAAACCATGGATGCAGATTTTTTTTAACAGAAGGCTAAAGAGGTTTAAGAATAGGGAAGGTCAGCAAATAAGTGTGATTTTGGAACGTCCAGACATTTTGTTTGTATTGAACTCAAGCTACAAATTAACTGGCTTGCTTCCCATGACAACAGCAATTGGCTATGGTGCTCAGCTCCTCATGGTTGAAGTACAAATAAAGTGGCACTATCACTACAATTTCGCTTTTTGTTTTGGGAGGTAGCAACAATTGGTTAATGTAGTCATGTTCAGGTTATAATGGAAATATCAGTATGAAGAACCCATCCAATAGATGGGAACTGAAATATGCTCAGGTTAAGGTGCCACACTCCACTGTACTACAAATGGATATCTGTAACATCGCATTTATTCAAACTCTACAATTTACTTTGTAGTATATTGCGGAGGACCATTAGGGCTCAGGCCAGTTGAATAATTGCAAATCCTAGCTACAAAAACACAAGATGCATCATTAAGTCATGAGAAGAAACTTACCGTCAACCAAAGAGGAAGAAATCCCAGGACAGAAGGAAGCGCAGCAAAAACAATGCAAGTTAAGGCCAGAGCCACACTTTGTTTGACCTGTAAGGATAAACCTCAAAGTGTAAGAAACAGTAATATTGCATGCGAAGCTGAAGTGTCACACATGAAAACCATTTATACCAGTGAAGTTGTTTGGCGAGCCTTAGCAATGCAGAATGGCACCCCACAAATATTATCCTGCAACAACAGAACATCTGCAACAGCCACTGCTGTTGCACTGGCACGTTGGGCTAGAACCATTCCGACTGTTGCAGCTGCAAGAGCTGGAGCATCATTTATACCATCACCGACCATTATTAAACCTCCACCTGGAAACCATACAAAGGTAAAATAATGAACAATCACATGGAAAATAAGCACAGCAAAAGGAATCATATAGCTTCAACTTCAAGTTTCTATGATGCATGGTTGAGCTCACAAAACTATAGGATTCCATTTTACAATTTAATTGTATACGAGGAATTTAGTTACAGATAGTAGGTATGACTTTTAGCTAGTAGGTTGCTTTTGTCCAAAAGATAATCCAAAGTTGGAAAGCAACCATTGGAGCCATTAGATCCATGCAGTACGGAAATAAAAATCTATTAACTAAACTACCAGTGGGATTATATTAGATAAAGTCATGTGGTGTAGAAAGAGGTAGAAGTGATGTAGAAATAAACCATGTCTACTATGTGACACGAGTTAAATCTATGCAAGCACTTTAGATAACATATGTAGAACTCAAATCCCTGATATAATGAATTGATTTCTGATAGGCATATCACAAGGAAGTACCTCCCTCCCTTGAAACTGCTTTTACTTTATTCAATTTGTCCTCTGGCTTTAAAGAGAAGTGGACTTCATCAATACAAACAGCTTTAGCAACCCTCTGGGCACTTGATTCATGGTCTCCCGTGAGCATCATGATGCGAAGTTTAGCCTTCTCTCTTAAGGTAGATATGACTTCACAAACACCAGAACGGGGTTCATCCTCAAAGTGGAAAAGGGTTACCTGCAAATTTTAAAATCAGCTGACTAGAAATCAGTTTGTGCAGGATCTCCTGCAAGAAAAGGATAACCACCAACTTCGACTATCGACTGTGTAAATTCTCAGAGTCAAAATGCTTGTAGACCAAACAGGGGGTTATTATGAAACCTACAGCTCGTATGGTGATATCACATTCAAATCTGTGTGTACTGTTTGCAAGCAGAATAATTCAGCATTCTAGCAGAACCATGAGTA comes from Panicum virgatum strain AP13 chromosome 4K, P.virgatum_v5, whole genome shotgun sequence and encodes:
- the LOC120704296 gene encoding 2-oxoglutarate-dependent dioxygenase 33, yielding MASDFKAIPLIDVGPLVEKIDDPNMANDADLLEVVRMLDDACKEAGFFYVKGHGIAESLMKEVRDVTRKFFHLPYEEKLKIKMTPESGYRGYQRIGENVTKGKPDMHEAIDCYTPIRPGKYGDLAKPMEGSNLWPENPSNFEALLENYINLCRDLSRKIMCGIALALGGAIDAFEGETAGDPFWVLRLIGYPVDIPEEQRTDTGCGAHTDYGLLTLVNQDDDICALEVQNRSGEWIYATPIPGTFVCNIGDMLKVWSNGIYQPTLHRVVNNSPRYRISVAFFYESNFDAAIEPVEFCREKTGGAAKYEKVVYGEHLVKKVLTNFVM